A genome region from Eremothecium cymbalariae DBVPG#7215 chromosome 4, complete sequence includes the following:
- the PSP2 gene encoding Psp2p (similar to Ashbya gossypii AER332W): MSLEEFLDDSSLNDSVWNENEIDLNAISTTLSNTTSLDLLKSASIVGHGGQGGGDHGGGGYSNGNNFHGSNKQYDAPYIIKFSNLPSKFSNFEIEDLFRTKFTRFMKFKMFWELNKNPSLDSTSVFDKNFTKASKVSFVQVYSFRDMDKIMSQWREPLMDIHAIKVEPAEFSDFQNYVNKHTLLTPTCADPAKPYHGAGAAKLDAPKTVTTQQTKPKSNPFGDAKPVDTQAKILQIEETVQKFHIEDTTILRKISFGEGTPADIKKVTLLKRDHQNSKDDLHAIEDDLEEEQVGVEKNDVQTKETKTATIKPRLTYSEVLQKAAKERDDAAAATAAANASLKQIPYSSSDAVSTEASSNLPPKHTISNNESGREYCNDSKDENDPLSSKFVFKDGAESQNRSGHYRGGHRGTFRGRGNSIRRGPSRGSYRGNFEPRGGSHNSRFRENSNFEGNGNDSGSKTFERNNGDSDRTNGAARNYATAGGHRHGNDGGHRGPNTYSLFRPAAGFLLGDSGSGSNNNNRDSSRGGRGGRGRGRGGRGGAH; this comes from the coding sequence TCGGCGTCTATTGTAGGTCATGGAGGACAGGGAGGTGGTGATCATGGCGGTGGTGGTTATTCTAATGGTAATAATTTCCATGGTTCAAACAAGCAATATGATGCGCcttatattattaagttTTCTAATTTGCCAAGTaagttttccaactttgaGATCGAAGATTTGTTTCGTACCAAGTTTACGCGTTTCATGAAATTCAAGATGTTCTGGGAGTTGAATAAAAACCCCTCTTTGGATAGTACATCTGTGTTTGACAAGAATTTTACCAAGGCCTCGAAGGTATCCTTTGTACAGGTTTACTCGTTTAGAGATATGGATAAGATTATGTCTCAATGGCGAGAACCGTTGATGGATATTCATGCAATTAAGGTGGAGCCAGCGGAGTTTTctgattttcaaaattacGTTAACAAGCATACCCTCTTGACACCTACTTGTGCTGATCCTGCTAAGCCTTACCATGGTGCTGGGGCGGCGAAACTAGATGCGCCGAAAACTGTAACTACGCAGCAGACGAAGCCAAAGTCGAATCCATTTGGTGATGCAAAGCCTGTAGATACGCAGGCAAAGATATTGCAAATAGAAGAAACGGTTCAGAAGTTTCATATTGAAGATACTACCATCTTGAGGAAGATTTCTTTTGGCGAGGGGACACCTGCTGATATAAAGAAAGTCACTTTGTTGAAGAGAGATCATCAAAACTCAAAGGACGACTTACATGCCATCGAAGATgatcttgaagaagaacaagtaGGTGTAGAGAAAAATGACGTTCAGACAAAGGAAACGAAAACAGCAACTATTAAGCCAAGGTTGACATACTCGGAAGTTTTGCAAAAAGCTGCTAAGGAAAGGGATGacgcagcagcagcaacagcagcagctaaTGCCTCCTTGAAGCAAATTCCTTACTCTTCTTCAGATGCAGTGTCAACAGAGGCTTCTTCCAACTTGCCACCAAAGCATACTATCAGTAACAATGAATCAGGAAGGGAATACTGTAACGATTCCaaggatgaaaatgatCCTctttcatcaaaatttgtATTCAAGGATGGAGCTGAAAGTCAAAACAGATCTGGCCATTACCGCGGAGGTCATCGAGGCACCTTCCGTGGTAGAGGCAATTCAATTCGGAGAGGCCCTTCTCGTGGTAGCTACAGAGGGAATTTTGAACCAAGAGGCGGTAGCCACAATTCCCGTTTTAGAGAGAATTCTAACTTCGAAGGCAATGGCAATGATAGCGGCTCTAAGACCTTTGAGCGTAATAATGGCGATAGCGACAGGACTAATGGCGCTGCTAGAAATTATGCGACTGCCGGAGGCCATCGTCATGGCAATGATGGGGGCCATAGGGGCCCGAACACGTATTCACTGTTCCGTCCAGCTGCTGGATTCTTGTTGGGCGACAGCGGAAGTGGcagtaataacaataatagaGACAGCAGTAGGGGAGGCCGTGGAGGACGTGGTCGCGGCCGTGGAGGACGTGGCGGTGCACATTGA